A part of Myxococcus landrumus genomic DNA contains:
- a CDS encoding helix-turn-helix domain-containing protein yields the protein MDDEDLPSRLARNIRTLRETRGATQAQLSKLAGVPRATWANLESGTSNPTLSVLHRVASALQVSLEELVAKPRASARHYPRDSLTTRVRGAGLLRKLLPDPLPGMEFDRVELAAGVRITGVPHTPGTREYLACESGELALVASGERFLLKPGDVVVFRGDQKHSYENPGTRTAVGYSVVLLTPPL from the coding sequence ATGGACGACGAGGACCTGCCGAGCAGGTTGGCGCGCAACATCCGGACCTTGAGGGAGACCCGAGGGGCCACGCAGGCCCAGCTCTCGAAGCTGGCGGGGGTGCCTCGGGCGACGTGGGCCAACCTGGAGTCCGGGACGTCCAACCCCACCTTGTCCGTGCTGCACCGCGTGGCGTCCGCGCTCCAGGTGTCGCTGGAGGAGCTGGTGGCGAAGCCTCGCGCCAGTGCGAGGCACTACCCGCGCGACAGCCTGACGACCCGCGTCCGGGGCGCGGGCCTGCTGCGCAAGCTGCTCCCCGACCCGCTGCCGGGCATGGAGTTCGACCGGGTGGAGCTGGCGGCCGGCGTGCGCATCACCGGCGTGCCGCATACGCCAGGCACCCGTGAGTACCTGGCCTGCGAGTCCGGAGAGCTGGCGCTCGTCGCCAGCGGAGAGCGCTTCCTCCTCAAGCCCGGGGACGTCGTCGTCTTCCGGGGGGACCAGAAGCACTCCTACGAGAACCCCGGGACGCGCACGGCCGTGGGCTACTCCGTCGTGCTCCTGACGCCTCCGCTGTGA
- a CDS encoding zinc-dependent alcohol dehydrogenase, whose amino-acid sequence MKAVVFHGIGDIRLDDVEEPRLEKPTDAVVRLTASAICGTDLHMIRGTMPGMKPGTILGHEGVGYIEALGDDVRTFSLGDRVVIPSTIACGNCVYCRAGYHSQCNEANPNGPAAGTAFYGGPAQTGPFHGMQAEKVRVPFASAGLVKVPDGVSDEQAILLSDIFPTGYFGAELAEIKPGDTVAVFGCGPVGLFAIVSARLMGAGRVFAVDCHEDRLDLARSQGAEVINFDEEDPVKTLLRLTKGIGVDRAIDAVGVDAEHAHAGPASRRTSAERAEDRREVKEAAPHPHPQGANWVPGDAPAQVLTWAVEALAKAGTLSIIGVYPAQVHTFPIGLAMNKNLTMNMGNCHHRKYIPRLLELVRAGVVDPTAILSHVEPMSSALDAYRNFDLRKPGWVKVELEPSQLQ is encoded by the coding sequence ATGAAGGCGGTCGTCTTCCATGGGATTGGGGACATCCGGCTCGACGACGTGGAGGAGCCACGCCTCGAGAAGCCGACGGACGCGGTCGTCAGGCTGACAGCCAGCGCCATCTGCGGCACGGACCTGCACATGATTCGGGGAACGATGCCGGGGATGAAGCCCGGCACCATCCTGGGCCACGAGGGCGTGGGCTACATCGAGGCGCTGGGCGACGACGTGCGCACCTTCAGCCTGGGTGACCGCGTCGTCATCCCGTCCACCATCGCCTGCGGCAACTGCGTCTACTGCCGCGCGGGCTACCATTCACAGTGCAACGAGGCGAACCCGAACGGCCCCGCCGCGGGCACGGCCTTCTACGGAGGCCCCGCGCAGACGGGCCCCTTCCACGGCATGCAGGCGGAGAAGGTGCGGGTGCCCTTCGCGAGCGCGGGGCTGGTGAAGGTGCCCGACGGCGTGAGCGATGAGCAGGCCATCCTCCTCTCCGACATCTTCCCCACCGGCTACTTCGGCGCGGAGCTGGCGGAAATCAAACCGGGCGACACCGTGGCGGTGTTCGGCTGCGGCCCGGTGGGGCTGTTCGCCATCGTCAGCGCCCGGCTCATGGGCGCGGGCCGCGTCTTCGCCGTGGATTGCCACGAGGACCGGTTGGACCTGGCGCGCTCCCAGGGCGCGGAGGTCATCAACTTCGACGAAGAGGACCCGGTGAAGACGCTGCTGCGGCTGACGAAGGGCATCGGCGTGGACCGGGCCATCGACGCGGTGGGCGTGGACGCCGAGCACGCCCACGCGGGCCCCGCCTCCCGGCGCACCAGCGCCGAGCGCGCGGAGGACAGGCGCGAGGTGAAGGAGGCCGCGCCACACCCCCACCCTCAAGGCGCCAACTGGGTACCCGGCGACGCGCCCGCGCAGGTGCTGACGTGGGCGGTGGAGGCGCTGGCCAAGGCGGGAACGCTGTCCATCATCGGCGTCTACCCGGCCCAGGTGCACACCTTCCCCATCGGCCTGGCGATGAACAAGAACCTCACGATGAACATGGGCAACTGCCACCACCGCAAGTACATCCCCCGGCTGCTGGAGCTGGTGCGCGCGGGGGTGGTGGACCCCACGGCCATCCTCTCGCACGTGGAGCCCATGAGCAGCGCGCTGGACGCCTACCGCAACTTCGACCTGCGCAAGCCGGGCTGGGTGAAGGTGGAGCTGGAGCCCTCGCAGCTCCAGTGA
- a CDS encoding serine/threonine-protein kinase: MAVVYRGLHEMIQREVAIKELLPEGKRDKETLSRFRRESLALAAFRHQNIVTLYDLVEKNDSLFMVMELVDGPTLHTLIREGPLPADVTGVIAARIASALDHAHFRQIIHRDLKPANVMLTKSGDVKLMDFGIAKDVGLEALTQAGMAVGTPSYMSPEQVTGAPLDGRTDIFSLGVLLYEALSGARPFHGKTAGEVFAKIRDGKYTPLNKVAPNVPSPLVRIIQRAMEVKPEDRFPDAAAMRRELDVFLAQEVPVSHAGLLVAFLRHRQKLTDTEAQQLMRPQELDAVVEGFDTSRSRSGGLLKWALTALILASAAGTGLYFTQAQWAPFVQQLTR, translated from the coding sequence ATGGCCGTCGTGTATCGCGGCCTCCACGAGATGATTCAGCGCGAGGTGGCCATCAAGGAATTGCTGCCGGAGGGCAAGCGAGACAAGGAGACGTTGTCGCGCTTCCGGCGGGAGTCGCTCGCGCTGGCCGCCTTCCGTCACCAGAACATCGTCACGCTCTACGACCTGGTGGAGAAGAACGACAGCCTGTTCATGGTGATGGAGCTGGTGGACGGGCCCACGCTGCACACGCTCATCCGCGAGGGGCCGCTGCCGGCGGACGTCACGGGCGTCATCGCCGCGCGCATCGCCAGCGCGCTGGACCACGCGCACTTCCGTCAAATCATCCACCGCGACCTGAAGCCGGCCAACGTCATGCTCACCAAGTCCGGTGACGTGAAGCTGATGGACTTCGGCATCGCCAAGGACGTGGGCCTGGAGGCGCTCACCCAGGCGGGCATGGCGGTGGGCACGCCCTCGTACATGTCTCCGGAGCAGGTGACGGGCGCGCCGCTGGATGGCCGCACCGACATCTTCTCGTTGGGCGTGCTGCTCTACGAGGCCCTCTCCGGCGCGCGTCCCTTCCACGGCAAGACGGCGGGCGAGGTCTTCGCGAAGATTCGCGACGGCAAGTACACGCCGCTCAACAAGGTGGCGCCCAACGTGCCCTCGCCGCTGGTGCGCATCATCCAGCGCGCCATGGAGGTGAAGCCCGAGGACCGCTTCCCGGACGCCGCCGCCATGCGCCGCGAACTGGACGTCTTCCTGGCCCAGGAGGTCCCGGTGTCCCATGCGGGGCTGCTGGTGGCCTTCCTGCGCCACCGCCAGAAGCTGACGGACACGGAGGCGCAGCAGCTCATGCGGCCCCAGGAGCTGGACGCCGTGGTGGAGGGCTTCGACACCTCGCGCTCCCGCTCCGGTGGGCTGCTCAAGTGGGCGCTGACCGCGCTGATTCTGGCGTCCGCGGCGGGAACCGGCCTTTACTTCACCCAGGCGCAGTGGGCGCCGTTCGTGCAACAGCTCACCCGCTAG
- a CDS encoding phospholipase D-like domain-containing protein has protein sequence MRTDAVPPPPLPVPAVASPALNRPRETEDCTLLNGGTEAFPRMLEALSFARERIHLEVYTFEREGVGARFVDALVAAAKRGVSVKVVVDGWGSIGHSAALTETLRAAGVKVRVYNPLTSLFLGRAWRNHRKILLVDDTVAFLGGINIGDAYAAQGDVPGWADLAVELRGDICRQLGANLTAGAAELKSGAVSLLLSGFSGGHRLRKRYLSAIDGAKHTVTLAHAYFLPDTGFVKALTRAARRGVKVSLLLAGRSDVVFARAATMRLYNTFLHAGVDIHEWTDSTLHAKAAVVDGRTLLVGSFNLDPLSLVNLETLVEVQEPHVAGQAVLWLDKHIALARHVLREHCTRSPFQRWMLDVVGLAVARFAERFASFMGRRRKR, from the coding sequence ATGCGCACCGATGCCGTCCCGCCTCCACCGCTGCCCGTGCCCGCCGTCGCCTCACCGGCCCTGAACAGGCCCCGGGAGACGGAGGACTGCACGCTGCTCAATGGCGGCACGGAGGCGTTCCCCCGGATGCTGGAGGCCCTCTCCTTCGCCCGGGAGCGCATCCACCTGGAGGTCTACACCTTCGAGCGCGAGGGCGTGGGCGCGCGCTTCGTCGACGCGCTGGTGGCCGCGGCGAAGCGGGGCGTGTCGGTGAAGGTGGTGGTGGATGGCTGGGGCAGCATCGGCCACAGCGCCGCGCTCACCGAAACGCTGCGGGCCGCGGGCGTGAAGGTGCGCGTGTACAACCCGCTCACGTCGCTGTTCCTGGGCCGCGCGTGGCGCAACCACCGCAAGATTCTCCTCGTCGACGACACGGTGGCGTTCCTGGGCGGCATCAACATCGGCGATGCCTACGCGGCCCAGGGCGACGTGCCCGGGTGGGCGGACCTGGCCGTGGAGCTGAGGGGGGACATCTGCCGGCAGCTGGGCGCGAACCTGACGGCGGGCGCGGCGGAGCTGAAGTCCGGCGCGGTGAGCCTGCTGCTGTCCGGCTTCAGCGGCGGCCACCGGCTGCGCAAACGCTACCTGTCCGCCATCGACGGCGCGAAGCACACGGTGACGCTCGCCCACGCCTACTTCCTCCCGGACACCGGCTTCGTGAAGGCGCTGACGCGCGCGGCGCGCCGGGGCGTGAAGGTGTCGCTCCTGCTCGCAGGCCGCAGCGACGTGGTGTTCGCCCGCGCCGCGACGATGCGGCTGTACAACACGTTCCTCCACGCGGGGGTGGACATCCACGAGTGGACGGACTCCACCCTGCACGCCAAGGCGGCGGTGGTGGACGGGCGGACGCTGCTGGTGGGCAGCTTCAACCTGGACCCGCTCTCGCTGGTGAACCTGGAGACGCTGGTGGAGGTCCAGGAGCCGCACGTCGCCGGGCAGGCCGTCCTGTGGCTGGACAAGCACATCGCCCTGGCCCGCCACGTCCTGCGCGAGCACTGCACGCGCTCCCCCTTCCAGCGGTGGATGCTGGACGTCGTCGGGCTGGCGGTGGCCCGCTTCGCCGAGCGCTTCGCCAGCTTCATGGGACGGCGCCGCAAACGTTGA
- a CDS encoding Ppx/GppA phosphatase family protein, which translates to MPSRHPIQPVLAAIDVGTNAVRLELARPDADGALETLHQERDPIRPGEGVFATGTMPEETAQRLLSTLRRYAALCRRHKAQVRAVATSALREARNSADIVQRVRDESGLNLEVVSGKEEARLICLGVLHRKPPGTRSLLIDIGGGSTEVATAVGEKPDNLWSLGLGSVRLTEVFDASRTVTSKQLRIMRGFVSEVLGKTLPPKLPHLPRVALGSSGTINAVVSFASTESSGNATVRQLTQTVETLAQMPPDRRRKRFDPKRADIIVAGAVILEGVAKYLGVESVSVVNRGLRDGILVDLLYRQDAQHQSEDHSLADAAIAMGERFHFDEKHARQVASLALTLFDDLAALHQLPLSVRPHLEAAALLHDIGHAINYERHHKHTYYLIRNSDIPGLADRERELVARVARYHRRSPPELAHSGMTGLTPLEARTVRKLATLLRLANALDHSHHQPIKDFKATNGRDGVALHLHARQPVDLELWNAEREMAHFRRVFGKKLTFHVHNGGR; encoded by the coding sequence ATGCCCAGCCGCCACCCCATCCAGCCCGTCCTCGCAGCCATCGATGTGGGGACCAACGCCGTGCGCCTGGAGCTCGCGCGGCCCGATGCCGACGGGGCGCTCGAGACGCTGCACCAGGAGCGCGACCCCATCCGCCCCGGCGAGGGCGTCTTCGCCACCGGCACCATGCCCGAGGAGACCGCCCAGCGGCTCCTGTCCACCCTGCGCCGCTATGCCGCGCTCTGCCGCCGCCACAAGGCCCAGGTGCGCGCGGTGGCCACCAGCGCCCTGCGAGAGGCTCGCAACAGCGCGGACATCGTCCAGCGCGTGCGCGACGAGTCGGGCCTCAACCTGGAGGTCGTCAGCGGCAAGGAGGAAGCGCGCCTCATCTGCCTGGGCGTGCTGCACAGAAAGCCCCCGGGCACGCGCTCGCTGCTCATCGACATCGGCGGCGGCAGCACCGAGGTGGCCACCGCCGTGGGCGAGAAGCCCGACAACCTGTGGAGCCTGGGCCTGGGCTCGGTGCGGCTCACGGAGGTCTTCGACGCCTCCCGCACCGTGACGTCCAAGCAACTGCGCATCATGCGCGGCTTCGTGTCGGAGGTGCTGGGCAAGACGCTGCCCCCGAAGCTGCCGCACCTGCCCCGGGTGGCGCTGGGCTCCTCTGGCACCATCAACGCGGTGGTGTCCTTCGCCTCCACCGAGAGCAGCGGCAACGCCACCGTGCGCCAGCTCACCCAGACGGTGGAGACGCTGGCGCAGATGCCTCCGGACCGCCGGCGCAAGCGCTTCGACCCCAAGCGCGCGGATATCATCGTCGCGGGCGCCGTCATCCTGGAGGGCGTGGCGAAGTACCTGGGCGTCGAGTCCGTCAGCGTCGTCAACCGGGGCCTGCGCGACGGCATCCTCGTGGACCTGCTCTACCGGCAGGACGCGCAGCACCAGTCGGAGGACCACAGCCTGGCGGACGCGGCCATCGCCATGGGCGAGCGCTTCCACTTCGACGAGAAGCACGCGCGACAGGTGGCGTCCCTGGCGCTGACGCTCTTCGATGACCTGGCCGCCCTGCACCAGCTCCCGCTGTCGGTGCGCCCGCACCTCGAGGCGGCCGCGCTGCTCCACGACATCGGCCACGCCATCAACTACGAGCGTCACCACAAGCACACGTACTACCTCATCCGCAACTCGGACATCCCGGGCCTGGCGGACCGCGAGCGGGAGCTGGTGGCCCGCGTCGCGCGCTACCACCGGCGCAGTCCGCCGGAGCTGGCGCACTCCGGCATGACGGGCCTGACGCCGCTCGAGGCTCGCACCGTGCGCAAGCTCGCCACCCTGCTGCGGCTGGCCAACGCGCTGGACCACAGCCACCACCAGCCCATCAAGGACTTCAAGGCCACCAACGGCCGCGACGGAGTCGCCCTGCACCTGCACGCGCGCCAGCCCGTGGACCTGGAGCTGTGGAACGCGGAGCGGGAGATGGCCCACTTCCGCCGCGTCTTCGGCAAGAAGCTGACCTTCCACGTCCACAACGGCGGCCGCTAG
- a CDS encoding 2OG-Fe(II) oxygenase: MLKGARVELTDLEVEALGTRGFFTRPFFIGNEAALAARAEALARADSGVLHAAGIRRGADRTQDSSVRGDLIGWVEPEPDTALGALRERFALLGRALSQGAYLGLGRFDLQLACYPGGGAHYSRHVDAFPGQFNRRATAIWYANEAWKTEHGGVLRLHPKDLPPVDIPPMLDTLVVFLSERIEHEVLPAHARRLALTAWYYGRDSG, from the coding sequence TTGCTGAAAGGGGCACGTGTGGAGCTGACGGACCTGGAAGTGGAGGCATTGGGGACGCGTGGATTCTTCACGCGTCCCTTCTTCATCGGGAATGAAGCCGCCCTCGCCGCGCGGGCAGAAGCGCTGGCGAGGGCTGACTCTGGAGTGTTGCATGCCGCGGGAATCCGGAGGGGAGCGGACAGGACCCAGGATTCCAGCGTGCGCGGTGACCTCATCGGCTGGGTGGAACCCGAGCCGGACACCGCGCTGGGCGCTCTGAGAGAGCGCTTCGCCCTGCTGGGACGTGCCCTCTCGCAAGGGGCCTACCTCGGCCTGGGGCGCTTTGACTTGCAGCTCGCGTGTTATCCGGGCGGAGGGGCGCACTACTCGCGCCACGTCGACGCCTTCCCCGGACAGTTCAACCGCAGGGCCACGGCCATCTGGTACGCCAACGAGGCCTGGAAGACGGAGCACGGAGGCGTCCTGCGGTTGCATCCCAAGGACCTGCCTCCCGTCGACATCCCCCCGATGCTGGACACGCTCGTCGTCTTCCTGAGCGAGCGCATCGAGCACGAGGTGCTCCCCGCCCACGCGCGCCGCCTGGCCCTCACGGCCTGGTACTACGGCCGCGATTCGGGCTGA
- the queF gene encoding preQ(1) synthase — MPSQPTKELQTFPNPAPDRDYEIAFDCPEFTCLCPLTGQPDFARFKITYVPDQGCIELKSLKLYLWAYRNEGAFHEKVTNTIADDIIKAIQPRKLTVVGDWFVRGGIGTIVTVTHEKK; from the coding sequence ATGCCTTCGCAGCCCACCAAGGAACTCCAGACCTTCCCCAACCCGGCGCCCGACCGCGACTACGAAATCGCGTTCGACTGCCCCGAGTTCACCTGCCTCTGCCCGCTCACCGGCCAGCCGGACTTCGCCCGGTTCAAGATTACGTATGTCCCGGACCAGGGCTGCATCGAGCTGAAGAGCCTGAAGCTCTACCTGTGGGCGTACCGCAATGAGGGGGCCTTCCACGAGAAGGTCACCAACACCATCGCGGACGACATCATCAAGGCCATCCAGCCGCGCAAGCTCACGGTGGTGGGCGACTGGTTCGTGCGCGGTGGCATCGGCACCATCGTCACCGTCACGCACGAGAAGAAGTAG
- a CDS encoding hybrid sensor histidine kinase/response regulator, with amino-acid sequence MTLPPDVEEALSCLPQALARVGHDLSVQWFEPGFATKTGMALRVGTSLLDVLEQGRSLDAVEQAIREGRGHTGHVITRALHQVRVQVKPGREDETPGAWLVVESSGVDDEGAFSLAVREIARAVGETLEVDNVCAAAVVALVRCAQVRRAEVYLCEEDGAELRRAAISDLAGGEAPEDTFAPEDDPFRQALALRQAQLGIQRGYGDSLGSIFAAVPLCAPRRTVGLLLLYKEQGSSFSARELELWTAAANQLAVAVENARLLREAKAALQVREEFMSIASHELKTPLTPLKLGLYTMERRLSTGQPLELATVLKSKRQVDRLAGLVDDLLDASRLDAGKLALELAPLEVGQLVAEVVDHFRAAFERPFSVDVPRERVWVRGDRDRLEQVLVNLLENAHKYSPPGEPIAVKVERLVGESRIHVQDHGIGIPGADQSQVFQRFYRARNVSHRNFGGLGLGLFISHSIARLHGGALTLASAEGHGSTFTVSLPRMPPHEVKRLPRRVLLLDEDAAQEALAERVLCAEGFDVLTSRAGADALRRATHLPVDLIVLSTSLTHGPAGLFLETFATLPRARPVPILLAGDARPWWAQEGTSLCSRPYVADELVARVRNVLTQERRRSVGITPAVGEGAPVGLLPRV; translated from the coding sequence ATGACGCTTCCCCCTGATGTCGAAGAAGCCCTCTCGTGCCTGCCTCAAGCGCTGGCGCGCGTCGGTCATGACTTATCCGTCCAGTGGTTCGAGCCGGGCTTCGCCACGAAGACCGGCATGGCGCTGCGCGTGGGCACCAGCCTCCTGGACGTGCTCGAGCAGGGCCGGAGCCTGGACGCCGTCGAGCAGGCCATCCGCGAGGGCCGAGGCCACACCGGGCACGTCATCACCCGCGCGCTGCATCAGGTCCGGGTGCAGGTGAAGCCGGGGCGGGAGGACGAGACGCCAGGGGCCTGGCTGGTGGTGGAGTCCTCGGGGGTGGACGACGAGGGGGCCTTCTCGTTGGCGGTGCGGGAGATTGCGCGGGCGGTGGGCGAGACGCTGGAGGTGGACAACGTCTGCGCGGCGGCGGTGGTGGCGCTGGTGCGCTGCGCCCAGGTCCGGCGCGCGGAGGTCTACCTCTGCGAGGAGGACGGCGCGGAGCTGCGCCGCGCGGCCATCTCGGACCTGGCGGGGGGCGAGGCCCCGGAGGACACGTTCGCCCCGGAGGATGATCCTTTCCGGCAGGCGCTGGCCCTGCGGCAGGCGCAGCTGGGCATCCAGCGCGGGTATGGGGATTCGCTGGGCTCCATCTTCGCGGCGGTGCCGCTGTGCGCGCCGCGCCGGACGGTGGGGTTGCTGCTGCTCTACAAGGAGCAGGGCTCGTCCTTCTCCGCGCGGGAGCTGGAGCTGTGGACGGCGGCGGCCAACCAGCTCGCGGTGGCGGTGGAGAACGCCCGGCTCTTGAGGGAGGCGAAGGCGGCGCTCCAGGTGCGCGAGGAGTTCATGTCCATCGCGAGCCACGAGCTGAAGACGCCGCTCACGCCGTTGAAGCTGGGGCTGTACACCATGGAGCGCAGGCTCTCCACGGGGCAGCCATTGGAGCTGGCCACGGTGCTGAAGTCCAAGCGGCAGGTGGACCGTCTGGCGGGGTTGGTGGATGACCTGCTGGATGCGTCCAGGTTGGATGCGGGAAAGCTGGCGCTGGAGCTGGCGCCGCTGGAGGTGGGGCAGCTGGTGGCGGAGGTGGTGGACCACTTCCGCGCGGCCTTCGAGCGACCCTTCTCCGTGGACGTGCCGCGCGAGCGCGTCTGGGTGCGAGGAGACCGGGACCGGCTGGAGCAGGTGCTGGTGAACCTGCTGGAGAACGCGCACAAGTACAGCCCGCCGGGGGAGCCCATCGCGGTGAAGGTGGAGCGGCTGGTGGGCGAGTCGCGCATCCACGTCCAGGACCACGGCATTGGCATCCCCGGCGCGGACCAGTCCCAGGTGTTCCAGCGCTTCTACCGGGCGCGCAACGTGTCGCACCGCAACTTCGGAGGGCTGGGGCTGGGGCTGTTCATCAGCCACTCCATCGCCAGACTGCACGGCGGGGCGCTGACGCTGGCGAGCGCGGAGGGGCACGGGAGCACCTTCACCGTGAGCCTGCCGCGCATGCCGCCGCACGAGGTGAAGCGGCTGCCCCGCCGGGTGCTGCTGCTGGACGAGGACGCCGCGCAGGAGGCCCTGGCGGAGCGGGTGCTGTGCGCGGAGGGGTTCGACGTGCTCACCTCGAGGGCGGGCGCGGACGCGCTGCGCCGGGCCACGCACCTGCCGGTGGACCTCATCGTGCTGTCCACCTCGCTGACGCACGGGCCCGCGGGGCTGTTCCTGGAGACGTTCGCCACGCTCCCTCGCGCCCGGCCGGTGCCCATCCTGCTGGCGGGAGACGCGCGGCCGTGGTGGGCGCAGGAGGGCACGTCGCTGTGCTCGCGGCCGTACGTGGCCGATGAGCTGGTGGCGCGCGTGCGCAACGTGCTGACGCAGGAGCGGCGCAGGAGCGTGGGCATCACCCCCGCCGTGGGCGAGGGGGCTCCCGTGGGGCTGCTGCCTCGCGTGTGA
- a CDS encoding SDR family NAD(P)-dependent oxidoreductase: MKLTGKAVLVTGASRGLGRALMEHFARRGAKVVGVARHTADMEEAVEPLRAEGLPVHALAYDVGDKESIYRMVGVATSLVGPLDVLVNNASVLGPTPLPLLLDTACEDLHRVLEVNLVGPFRLTKAVVGNMLVRGGGLVLNISSDAAVAAYPRWGAYSVSKSALEHLGRIWAAELEGMDVRFLSVDPGEMDTRMHAAALPEADRATLARPEDVASRILALVEHRLESLPSGSHVVAQQLEAA, translated from the coding sequence ATGAAGCTGACCGGAAAGGCGGTGCTCGTCACCGGGGCGAGCCGAGGGCTGGGGCGTGCGCTCATGGAGCACTTCGCGAGGCGCGGCGCGAAGGTGGTGGGCGTGGCCCGCCACACCGCGGACATGGAGGAAGCGGTGGAGCCCCTTCGGGCCGAAGGTCTCCCCGTCCACGCGCTGGCCTATGACGTGGGAGACAAGGAATCCATCTACCGGATGGTGGGCGTGGCCACGTCGTTGGTGGGGCCGCTGGACGTGCTGGTGAACAACGCCAGCGTGCTGGGGCCCACGCCGCTGCCCCTGCTCCTGGATACCGCGTGCGAGGACCTGCACCGGGTGCTGGAGGTGAACCTGGTGGGGCCCTTCCGGCTCACGAAGGCGGTGGTGGGCAACATGCTGGTGCGAGGCGGAGGGCTGGTGCTCAACATCAGCTCGGATGCGGCGGTGGCCGCGTATCCCCGCTGGGGCGCATACAGCGTGTCCAAGAGCGCGCTGGAGCACCTGGGCCGCATCTGGGCGGCGGAGCTGGAGGGCATGGACGTGCGCTTCCTCAGCGTGGACCCAGGAGAGATGGACACGCGGATGCATGCCGCGGCCCTGCCGGAGGCGGACCGCGCGACGCTGGCCCGGCCCGAGGACGTGGCCTCGCGCATCCTCGCGCTGGTGGAGCACCGTTTGGAGTCGCTGCCGTCCGGCTCCCACGTCGTGGCCCAGCAACTGGAGGCCGCATGA
- a CDS encoding S-adenosylmethionine:tRNA ribosyltransferase-isomerase: MKPARWPVDQPEEGRLLHVEPREGRLTDARVADLPSLLREGDLLVVNDAATFPASLLGRTVLGERIELRLLSHEPDGTWLAVLFGAGDWRKRTEDRPTPPVMPAGTRFTVVGLPVQVVEVLPPSPRFLRVAFEEEGAGLWSALYQGGRPVQYAHTLAPLSLWHVQTGYGARPWATEAPSAGLPLTWNLLLTLRRRGVRLASLTHATGLSSTGDAALDALLPRPERSDIPASTVAQVEATRAAGGRVVAVGTTVVRALEGRAAMNGGKLVAGESVTDLLLGPGFVPRFVNGLFTGMHEPGTSHFALLQAFCSLTLLREASAHAEARGYLGHEFGDSCLMLDA; the protein is encoded by the coding sequence ATGAAGCCCGCGCGCTGGCCGGTGGACCAGCCGGAGGAGGGGCGGCTGCTGCACGTGGAGCCTCGCGAGGGGCGCCTCACCGACGCGCGGGTGGCGGACCTGCCGTCGCTGCTCCGCGAGGGAGACCTGCTGGTGGTGAATGACGCCGCCACGTTCCCCGCGTCGCTCCTGGGGCGCACGGTGCTGGGGGAGCGCATCGAGCTGCGCCTGCTGTCGCACGAGCCGGACGGCACGTGGCTGGCCGTCCTCTTTGGCGCGGGAGACTGGCGCAAGCGCACCGAGGACCGCCCGACGCCGCCCGTGATGCCGGCCGGGACACGCTTCACGGTGGTCGGGCTCCCCGTCCAGGTGGTGGAGGTGCTGCCGCCCTCGCCCCGCTTCCTGCGCGTGGCCTTCGAGGAGGAGGGCGCGGGGCTCTGGTCCGCGCTGTACCAGGGAGGCCGCCCCGTGCAGTACGCGCACACGCTGGCGCCGCTGTCGCTGTGGCATGTGCAGACGGGCTATGGCGCGCGTCCCTGGGCCACGGAGGCGCCGTCGGCCGGACTGCCCCTCACCTGGAACCTGCTCCTGACGTTGCGCCGGAGGGGCGTGCGGCTGGCGTCGCTCACCCACGCGACGGGGCTGTCTTCCACGGGGGACGCGGCGCTCGACGCGCTGCTGCCCCGGCCCGAGCGCTCCGACATCCCGGCCAGCACGGTGGCGCAGGTGGAGGCCACTCGCGCGGCGGGAGGCCGGGTGGTGGCGGTGGGCACCACGGTGGTGCGCGCGCTGGAAGGCCGGGCGGCGATGAACGGCGGGAAGCTGGTGGCGGGTGAGTCGGTGACGGACCTGCTGTTGGGGCCGGGCTTCGTGCCGCGCTTCGTGAATGGCCTCTTCACGGGGATGCACGAGCCGGGCACCAGCCACTTCGCGCTGCTCCAGGCCTTCTGTTCGCTGACGCTCCTGCGGGAGGCGAGCGCCCACGCGGAGGCGCGGGGCTACCTGGGGCACGAGTTCGGGGACTCGTGCCTGATGCTCGACGCGTGA